Proteins from a single region of bacterium:
- a CDS encoding NUDIX domain-containing protein translates to MPEIICRVIDCHVFRLEDDEPLYLLLKRAGQVIYADSWRMIGGKIENGEKAYQTALRELKEETGLKPVHFWTVPFINSFYEASHDRINMIPVFAAEVTSQDIKLSHEHSDYQWMTYEEALEALPWPAQKEGLKIVHEFIVSKKEVSKFVKIEL, encoded by the coding sequence ATGCCGGAAATAATCTGCCGAGTAATCGATTGTCATGTATTTCGTCTCGAGGACGACGAACCGTTGTACTTACTTTTGAAGCGAGCCGGTCAAGTAATATACGCTGATTCGTGGCGCATGATCGGTGGAAAAATTGAAAACGGCGAAAAAGCGTATCAAACAGCTTTACGCGAACTCAAAGAAGAAACAGGATTAAAGCCCGTTCATTTTTGGACGGTGCCGTTCATCAATAGTTTTTATGAAGCTTCACACGACCGGATCAATATGATCCCGGTTTTTGCCGCCGAAGTAACATCTCAAGATATCAAACTGTCGCACGAACATTCGGATTATCAATGGATGACCTATGAAGAAGCGCTGGAAGCTTTGCCGTGGCCGGCACAAAAAGAGGGTTTGAAGATTGTACACGAATTTATTGTTTCCAAAAAAGAAGTCAGTAAATTTGTTAAAATTGAATTGTAG
- a CDS encoding queuosine precursor transporter has product MNKEQKLYCILMGIFLTALILAEITGSKLIQWPITESLIFTMTMGVVPFPVTFIVTDLINEYYGKPGIRFVTIIGMVMIAIAYVALLIDMSIPAAPISPVTDEMFNGVFGQSNRIILGSITAYLIGQLIDIQIFHWIRKRTHEKLLWLRATGSTFVSQFIDSFVVLFIAFSGKIAFDQIVNIGITNYIYKFVLAILLTPLIYLAHFLIDRYLGREAKEMIHHAEETP; this is encoded by the coding sequence ATGAATAAAGAGCAGAAGTTGTACTGTATCTTGATGGGTATTTTTTTAACAGCGCTTATCCTCGCAGAAATTACGGGCAGCAAACTTATTCAATGGCCGATTACGGAATCATTGATTTTTACTATGACGATGGGCGTCGTTCCTTTTCCTGTTACATTCATTGTTACCGATTTAATTAATGAATATTATGGAAAACCCGGCATTCGTTTTGTTACGATCATCGGTATGGTGATGATCGCTATCGCTTACGTGGCTCTTTTGATCGATATGTCGATTCCGGCGGCGCCGATTTCACCCGTAACCGACGAGATGTTCAACGGTGTCTTCGGTCAATCGAATCGCATTATCCTCGGCTCGATCACGGCTTATCTCATCGGACAATTAATTGACATCCAGATATTTCATTGGATTCGCAAACGCACGCATGAAAAACTTTTGTGGCTACGCGCAACCGGATCGACGTTTGTATCTCAGTTTATCGATTCATTTGTAGTTCTGTTTATTGCTTTTTCAGGAAAAATCGCATTTGATCAGATTGTAAATATCGGAATTACTAATTATATTTATAAGTTCGTGCTCGCGATCCTGCTTACGCCGTTGATCTATCTCGCGCACTTTCTGATCGACCGCTATTTGGGACGTGAAGCGAAAGAAATGATCCACCACGCCGAGGAGACGCCCTAA
- a CDS encoding chemotaxis protein CheW, translating into MKQFVKFNIDGEVFGADVFAVSEICRDTGITKVPNTSPVVEGVIQIRGKVIPTVDLRKQLGLTPSENSKRRILITKIQNRILGFVVGEIDGFVAVSSDAVKPAASEALKLERKWIEARVDHPQGTFWVINFEAILALLEEHHRV; encoded by the coding sequence ATGAAGCAATTCGTTAAATTTAATATTGACGGTGAAGTTTTCGGCGCCGACGTTTTTGCCGTGAGCGAAATCTGCCGCGATACCGGTATTACCAAGGTTCCGAATACATCACCGGTCGTCGAAGGCGTCATTCAAATCCGCGGCAAAGTGATTCCAACCGTTGATTTGCGTAAGCAATTGGGTTTAACGCCATCGGAAAATTCCAAACGTCGGATTCTGATTACTAAAATTCAAAATCGTATATTGGGTTTTGTAGTAGGAGAGATCGACGGATTTGTGGCAGTGTCTTCCGATGCGGTCAAACCGGCGGCGTCTGAAGCGCTAAAATTGGAACGGAAGTGGATCGAAGCGCGCGTCGATCACCCGCAAGGAACGTTTTGGGTAATTAATTTTGAAGCGATTCTCGCCCTGCTCGAAGAACATCATCGCGTCTAA
- a CDS encoding methyl-accepting chemotaxis protein, with protein sequence MLSHLNIQLKILLGFTSILLLLLLSTVISNEFVADVNEDIRFLNEVSNQLVSEAGETAALLLKASSELEKYNRENNKDVVVQIGERRDELIKKLTEILVKIDQTKKHVKNDKLNEQLAEAQKNLERYEGFSSQIMFKHRVLLETRFLSQIQKLTAEKEELMAQVRMHEEATSKNLQQIAIIAHEINRSAVKKAMDTTATVSRTMIIGTIVSIVLGIILAIFIGRDLSGPINEFSRFMDKIGLDMSQRLRVQQKNEIGKLATQFNEFLSNLENNLKQVFVSSESTLKHSGAMTGNVESFVSQTQDQLDELKQVEGMLDHLANDTQGVVTSLREVEKLGEINGSQEKIHQTIQNMDATLQETYKTIRETRSSLTSVSVVAQDTMRETEAWDRSVVDSEKVITDMIGLTQKVEANAQQMEETIRTMKDISDLVHVLALNASLEGAKAGEYGKGFLNVADQLQTVSKRVDSLAAEVNNLINDDRHRADQVRTFGQRLAECFKTSKAQSRTAHEHMVKLTESSKNYTGQLDRLSETSSAMTNLLASVEEWTETHEQHISNLKNQLVQISQQAFGENAKMERTADSVRMAIKISKDTLVSAAANKDSITQLSLSTKQLSKLLENFKVGKSRY encoded by the coding sequence ATGCTTAGCCATTTAAACATACAGCTTAAAATTCTGCTCGGCTTTACGTCCATCCTCCTCTTATTACTGCTTAGTACCGTTATTTCCAATGAATTTGTTGCCGATGTGAATGAGGATATTCGTTTCCTGAATGAAGTTTCTAATCAACTCGTAAGTGAGGCCGGCGAAACGGCCGCTTTATTACTCAAAGCATCATCGGAGCTCGAAAAATATAATCGCGAAAATAATAAAGACGTTGTTGTACAAATCGGCGAACGCCGGGATGAGTTGATCAAAAAACTTACGGAAATTTTGGTTAAAATCGATCAGACTAAAAAACACGTCAAAAATGATAAACTCAACGAGCAACTGGCTGAAGCTCAAAAAAATCTTGAACGGTACGAAGGATTTTCCAGCCAGATCATGTTCAAACACCGTGTGTTACTTGAGACACGTTTTCTCAGCCAGATCCAGAAATTGACCGCTGAGAAAGAAGAACTGATGGCGCAAGTTCGCATGCATGAAGAAGCGACGTCGAAAAATCTGCAGCAAATCGCCATTATCGCACACGAGATTAACCGCAGTGCTGTCAAGAAAGCCATGGATACCACGGCTACAGTTAGCCGTACGATGATTATCGGTACGATCGTATCGATTGTACTCGGTATCATTCTCGCCATTTTTATCGGGCGTGATCTGTCAGGACCGATCAACGAGTTTTCGCGTTTCATGGATAAGATCGGCTTGGACATGAGCCAGCGTTTGCGCGTGCAGCAAAAAAACGAGATCGGAAAACTCGCAACACAGTTCAACGAATTTCTGTCAAATTTAGAAAATAACCTGAAGCAAGTTTTCGTGTCATCGGAATCCACACTGAAACATTCCGGAGCGATGACCGGTAATGTGGAAAGTTTCGTTTCGCAAACGCAGGATCAGTTAGACGAGTTAAAACAAGTCGAAGGTATGTTAGATCATCTGGCCAACGATACACAAGGAGTCGTAACGTCGTTACGCGAAGTTGAAAAACTGGGCGAAATTAACGGAAGCCAGGAAAAGATTCATCAGACCATTCAAAACATGGATGCGACGCTTCAGGAAACTTATAAAACTATCCGTGAAACACGCTCCTCCCTTACGTCCGTCAGCGTCGTAGCGCAGGATACGATGCGCGAAACCGAAGCATGGGACCGTTCCGTAGTGGACAGCGAGAAAGTCATTACGGATATGATCGGGCTGACGCAAAAAGTTGAAGCAAATGCCCAGCAGATGGAAGAGACGATTCGTACGATGAAAGATATTTCCGACCTCGTACACGTACTGGCGTTGAATGCTTCACTGGAAGGAGCCAAAGCCGGGGAATATGGAAAAGGTTTCTTAAATGTTGCGGATCAGTTGCAAACCGTTTCAAAACGCGTCGATTCTTTGGCCGCCGAGGTTAATAACCTGATTAATGACGACCGGCATCGTGCGGATCAGGTGCGTACGTTCGGTCAGCGTTTGGCGGAGTGTTTCAAAACATCGAAAGCTCAAAGCCGCACTGCGCACGAACATATGGTCAAACTAACGGAAAGCTCGAAGAATTATACCGGTCAATTGGATCGGCTTTCAGAAACTTCTTCGGCAATGACCAATCTGCTCGCTTCGGTCGAAGAATGGACTGAAACGCACGAACAACACATTTCGAATTTAAAAAATCAACTTGTGCAGATTTCACAACAGGCATTCGGCGAAAATGCGAAGATGGAAAGAACCGCCGATTCGGTGCGTATGGCTATCAAAATATCGAAAGATACATTGGTTTCAGCAGCAGCCAATAAAGACAGCATTACGCAATTGTCTCTTTCGACCAAACAATTATCCAAATTACTGGAAAATTTTAAAGTAGGTAAATCGCGGTATTAA
- a CDS encoding chemotaxis protein CheW, with protein MAMYDREQVELFLSQARKNLLTIKNDLNRFEDEIIDDTHLVQMADGMYSIKIAAAQAGLPKTQALADAMEHAVNHFVKEPDQFDFAARQTLLECVHALERSVTALSQDMEEPDTEEAVEKIKTFEADEENGEIAESPAPLPVQPAILYQAINDHAEEFLHFKENVEALLNKLAKLIPEMERKHKLSDQREIYELLDDLIMMAEYRGFDHVWRFIGDLKKKVVLGGESMQALESAVSQMISLDPRTASLLESEHPATTGRTAQPQRTVGKKFQFNIDTELMQALEIHLDVMNPLVHDLGSEMTRTMYVDSVENLLTKARAMALSWLEELMYGHKEMVKYTLDNHSELRTEQIEKIQDDLLALNALVDEARRKMVATGQNLRQSRKGPRDEDQREKSRKEVLYTVVNLHVILSAIEAEEKTFQNYHKYRHLLGQLYSASSRLRYEDIKRLAEKQQAIIERALYKTARHLTKKEIERLSEYLRETVQWMAEKTDLKISDFIQDGKVISQKFILDELLNNLDSQYVLQHRLPAETGKVNAMMDSVVALALSQSGFIQLQENFEKLYDRWRDGKTDDVLSLMKDFSARMEASLDMLNKITMEMEDTVTYIREVPVHYFFNRIQKMAKDAADRNERKLFFTATGTDTTIDLNLLQDVEDPLLHIFKKKIDSGVEKNDTMNLRIHAFEENDQICFAVEDSAHELDPDVIFKEERTIRSNSELLGLSRTEKLNLILSAIFGVNVESPEARASGVSFVRRNLEKLQCSMDLETSGDHTTKLIIKIPRRPVFFRAMLVRVLNYVYCMPARPVIETLSIAAESILKIENHEVLRYHEKLITLLRLTDIFNLESVQTGETQAVIVNIGTKEVAIMIDASLGEKDIVIKPMEEEWVMAAGVSGATILGNGDIALVLDLRGLTEMAFERERALRQYLASLKSTEMETA; from the coding sequence ATGGCGATGTATGATCGTGAGCAGGTGGAATTGTTTCTTTCACAAGCCCGGAAGAATCTTCTGACGATCAAGAACGATCTTAATCGTTTTGAAGATGAAATAATCGATGACACTCATTTGGTGCAAATGGCTGACGGAATGTATAGCATTAAAATTGCCGCCGCCCAAGCCGGTTTGCCTAAAACACAGGCATTAGCCGACGCGATGGAACATGCGGTGAATCATTTCGTGAAAGAACCGGACCAATTTGATTTTGCCGCCCGTCAAACGTTGCTGGAGTGCGTGCATGCCCTGGAAAGAAGCGTAACGGCTTTGTCACAGGATATGGAAGAACCGGATACGGAGGAAGCCGTAGAAAAAATAAAAACTTTCGAAGCGGATGAAGAAAACGGGGAGATTGCCGAATCACCGGCGCCGCTTCCTGTTCAGCCGGCAATTCTTTATCAGGCTATCAACGATCACGCCGAAGAGTTTTTGCATTTTAAAGAAAACGTTGAAGCACTTCTGAATAAATTGGCCAAATTGATTCCGGAAATGGAACGCAAACACAAGTTGTCCGACCAGAGAGAAATTTATGAATTGCTGGACGACCTGATCATGATGGCCGAGTATCGGGGATTTGATCACGTGTGGCGCTTTATTGGCGACCTCAAAAAGAAAGTTGTTCTTGGCGGAGAAAGCATGCAAGCGCTTGAGAGCGCGGTTTCGCAAATGATTTCGCTTGATCCGCGTACTGCTTCGCTTTTGGAAAGTGAGCATCCGGCTACGACCGGTCGGACGGCGCAGCCACAACGCACCGTCGGAAAAAAATTTCAATTCAATATCGATACTGAATTGATGCAGGCCCTTGAGATTCATCTCGATGTCATGAATCCTCTCGTCCATGATCTCGGCAGCGAGATGACACGTACGATGTATGTGGATTCGGTGGAAAATCTTTTGACCAAAGCGAGGGCTATGGCGTTGTCCTGGCTGGAAGAATTAATGTACGGCCATAAAGAGATGGTCAAATATACATTGGATAACCATTCCGAATTGCGGACTGAACAAATCGAAAAAATTCAGGACGACTTACTGGCATTAAATGCGCTGGTGGATGAAGCGCGTCGCAAGATGGTGGCGACCGGACAAAATTTACGTCAAAGCAGGAAAGGACCGCGCGATGAGGATCAGCGTGAAAAAAGCCGGAAGGAAGTACTGTACACGGTGGTCAATCTGCATGTGATTTTATCAGCCATCGAAGCGGAGGAAAAGACTTTTCAGAATTATCACAAATACAGGCATCTGCTGGGTCAATTGTATTCGGCATCGTCCCGCCTGCGTTACGAAGACATCAAGCGGCTGGCCGAAAAACAGCAAGCCATTATCGAACGGGCGCTTTATAAAACAGCGCGCCACCTGACTAAAAAAGAAATTGAGCGGCTGTCGGAATATCTTCGCGAAACCGTTCAATGGATGGCAGAAAAAACCGATCTGAAAATATCGGACTTTATCCAAGATGGAAAAGTTATCAGCCAAAAATTCATTCTGGACGAATTACTCAATAACCTGGATTCGCAGTATGTCCTTCAACACCGGCTGCCGGCTGAAACAGGCAAAGTCAATGCGATGATGGATTCCGTGGTGGCGCTGGCGTTGAGCCAGTCGGGTTTTATTCAATTGCAGGAAAATTTCGAAAAATTATACGATCGGTGGCGCGATGGAAAAACAGACGATGTCTTATCATTGATGAAAGATTTCAGCGCCCGGATGGAAGCGTCGTTGGATATGCTGAATAAAATCACTATGGAAATGGAAGACACGGTGACGTATATCCGCGAAGTGCCCGTTCATTATTTCTTTAACCGCATTCAGAAAATGGCCAAAGATGCCGCCGACCGAAACGAACGGAAATTATTTTTTACCGCAACCGGCACTGATACGACAATTGATCTGAATCTGCTTCAGGATGTCGAAGATCCGCTGTTGCACATTTTCAAAAAGAAAATCGATTCCGGCGTTGAAAAAAACGATACTATGAACTTACGAATTCATGCCTTTGAAGAAAACGATCAGATTTGCTTTGCGGTGGAAGATTCGGCCCATGAACTTGATCCGGATGTAATTTTTAAAGAAGAACGCACCATTCGTTCGAACAGTGAGCTTCTGGGTTTGTCCCGTACGGAAAAATTGAATTTGATTCTGTCGGCCATATTCGGCGTCAATGTCGAATCGCCCGAAGCACGCGCGAGCGGAGTCAGCTTTGTCCGCCGGAATCTCGAGAAACTTCAGTGTTCGATGGATCTGGAAACATCGGGCGATCATACCACCAAACTGATCATCAAAATTCCACGGCGTCCGGTTTTCTTCCGCGCCATGTTAGTCCGTGTTTTAAATTATGTATATTGTATGCCGGCTCGGCCTGTGATCGAAACCCTCTCAATTGCCGCGGAAAGTATTTTAAAAATTGAAAATCATGAAGTGTTGCGTTATCACGAAAAACTGATTACGCTATTACGATTGACGGATATTTTCAACCTGGAATCGGTTCAGACCGGCGAGACGCAAGCGGTCATTGTCAACATCGGAACAAAAGAAGTGGCGATCATGATCGACGCTTCATTAGGCGAAAAAGATATCGTCATTAAGCCCATGGAAGAAGAGTGGGTCATGGCGGCCGGAGTGTCAGGAGCGACGATTCTCGGTAACGGCGATATAGCGCTGGTACTGGATCTGAGAGGATTAACAGAAATGGCGTTCGAACGGGAAAGGGCGCTGAGACAATATTTAGCGTCGTTGAAATCGACGGAGATGGAAACGGCTTAA
- a CDS encoding ParA family protein → MAKVISIANPKGGVGKTTTAINLGASFAYAGYKTLVIDIDPSGAASIGLGLNKEEIRQGVYEIYKRQDGLDVDFIEDCIHSTSMDDLHIIPCNVWASEQEEELFLMASKLARLRLIRNYLNKKYHYIIIDCPPFVGNLTVGALAASDSIIIPLQCGYLSLKALNRLMKVIRKIQDGMNYGLKIEGILITLYEYGTNVCIKTENEARMVFKEMVFDIKIPKNVKLGEAVFNGKPVVLYDSKSVGTKAYLQLAAEIVERDQVL, encoded by the coding sequence ATGGCGAAAGTAATATCCATTGCTAATCCCAAAGGCGGGGTTGGAAAAACAACGACCGCTATTAACCTCGGTGCCAGTTTTGCATACGCGGGCTACAAAACGCTGGTGATCGACATCGATCCGAGCGGGGCGGCAAGTATTGGTCTCGGACTAAATAAGGAAGAAATCCGGCAGGGCGTGTATGAAATTTATAAACGTCAGGACGGACTTGATGTGGATTTTATCGAAGATTGTATTCATTCGACGTCGATGGACGACTTACACATTATTCCCTGCAACGTATGGGCCAGTGAGCAGGAAGAAGAATTATTCTTGATGGCATCCAAGCTCGCTCGCTTACGTTTGATCCGTAATTATCTGAACAAGAAATATCATTATATCATTATCGATTGTCCACCGTTCGTCGGCAATCTCACGGTCGGCGCTTTGGCGGCGTCGGATTCCATTATCATTCCGCTCCAATGCGGTTATTTATCTTTGAAAGCGCTCAATCGTCTCATGAAAGTCATTCGTAAAATTCAGGATGGCATGAACTACGGGCTCAAAATCGAAGGCATTTTGATCACGCTGTACGAATACGGAACCAATGTGTGTATCAAAACTGAAAATGAAGCGCGAATGGTTTTCAAAGAAATGGTGTTTGACATAAAAATCCCCAAAAACGTTAAGCTCGGCGAAGCCGTTTTCAATGGTAAACCCGTTGTTCTCTATGATTCTAAATCGGTCGGTACCAAAGCCTACCTTCAATTAGCTGCGGAAATTGTCGAACGCGATCAAGTACTCTGA
- a CDS encoding trypsin-like peptidase domain-containing protein gives MAQTFHLSAPSHLSEISQHNDNDAALLDAYSNAVIAVNRTMQTSIVHIDIQHKNQRGSGSGFIFTPDGFILTNSHVVGHASSIRVTLTDGRQYDADLIGHDPDNDIAVIRIGAHDLLPAELGDSSCVQVGQLAIAIGSPYGFQSSVTAGVVSALGRSLRSQSGRLIDDVIQTDAALNPGNSGGPLVNSRGEVIGVNTAVILPAQGICFAIAINTAKIIAMQLIRDGRISRGYIGIGGQNITIPRFLVRTLKLETEKGLRVVSTEPGSPAQHAGILDGDVITHYDHHRINGMDDLHKILTEKYIGLSSVITVLRQSELKDLKITPCRSHRSFQST, from the coding sequence ATGGCTCAAACGTTTCATTTATCGGCGCCTTCACATCTATCTGAAATTTCTCAGCACAATGATAATGATGCTGCTTTACTTGATGCTTATTCCAATGCAGTCATAGCGGTCAATCGTACGATGCAGACATCGATTGTCCATATCGATATCCAGCATAAAAATCAACGAGGCTCCGGATCGGGTTTTATTTTTACGCCCGACGGTTTTATTCTGACGAATAGCCACGTTGTCGGACACGCATCATCAATTCGAGTAACCTTGACTGACGGTCGTCAGTACGACGCGGATCTCATTGGCCACGATCCCGATAATGACATCGCCGTGATACGGATTGGTGCGCATGATCTTTTGCCGGCAGAACTCGGCGATTCGTCGTGCGTACAGGTTGGCCAGCTTGCGATAGCGATCGGGAGTCCGTACGGATTTCAGTCGTCGGTCACGGCCGGCGTTGTCAGTGCGCTGGGCCGTTCATTGCGTTCTCAGTCCGGACGCCTGATCGACGACGTGATTCAAACCGACGCCGCACTCAATCCCGGTAATTCAGGCGGCCCTTTGGTCAATTCGCGCGGTGAAGTCATAGGCGTTAATACAGCTGTCATCTTGCCGGCACAGGGAATTTGTTTCGCCATCGCCATCAATACGGCCAAAATCATTGCCATGCAATTGATTCGCGACGGGCGTATTTCAAGAGGCTATATTGGCATCGGCGGTCAAAATATTACGATACCCCGGTTTCTTGTCCGAACGTTAAAATTGGAAACGGAAAAAGGATTGCGTGTCGTATCAACCGAACCGGGAAGTCCGGCTCAGCATGCAGGAATATTGGACGGCGATGTCATTACGCATTACGATCATCACCGTATCAACGGAATGGACGATCTGCATAAAATTCTGACCGAAAAATATATAGGCCTTTCATCGGTCATCACAGTGTTGAGACAATCAGAATTAAAAGATTTGAAAATTACCCCGTGTCGAAGTCATAGAAGCTTTCAGAGTACTTGA
- a CDS encoding phosphatase PAP2 family protein — protein sequence MIRDFGQILHRWDTIAFQTIFGLNGKALFDRSIYWISKSGDGYIYGLIGILLLLLEPTHGRNFFMAALMAYALEIPLYTIIKRTIKRARPFNTIPGMKFLIAPPDEFSFPSGHTAAAFLMAILLSHFYPAVQVPALIWALLIGFSRIYLGVHYPTDVAVGAVLGYVVAKTSLWLAI from the coding sequence ATGATTCGCGATTTTGGTCAAATATTACACCGCTGGGATACCATAGCTTTTCAAACAATTTTCGGATTGAATGGAAAAGCTTTATTCGACCGATCGATTTATTGGATTTCGAAAAGCGGTGACGGTTATATTTACGGATTGATCGGCATACTGTTATTGCTGTTGGAACCAACGCACGGACGAAATTTCTTTATGGCCGCATTGATGGCATATGCATTGGAGATTCCATTGTACACGATCATTAAACGCACGATCAAACGAGCACGACCTTTTAATACAATCCCTGGAATGAAATTTCTCATCGCCCCGCCTGATGAATTTAGTTTTCCTTCCGGCCATACCGCGGCTGCTTTTTTAATGGCCATATTATTGAGCCATTTTTATCCCGCTGTTCAAGTTCCTGCATTGATTTGGGCGCTGTTGATTGGTTTTTCGCGCATTTACCTCGGCGTTCATTATCCTACAGACGTAGCCGTTGGCGCCGTTTTAGGTTATGTTGTCGCGAAAACATCACTTTGGCTGGCTATTTAA
- a CDS encoding Zn-dependent oligopeptidase — translation MKKHWKTFFLSVFGVWILHHSATAGEDGNVSNPLFAEFNQMMELSKLNKDHIANAATTIIEQSKKSLEVIYAIKKENRTFDNTLLAFDNIQNDFGKVTYLVYLMNNVQPNADIRDQARASFGDLDKFSTDMGLDEQLYKAVKEYSETAEAKKLTGYKKRFLDETLRDFERNGFALSKEKRDELKTIQNKLSDLSIAFSKNIADYKDFLIVTEKEMEGLPEDYKKQRKQEDGTYKIDLSYPSYSGFMKSSESESARKALYTKYMNRATDKNLDVLKEMLIYRQKLASLLGYKTFAQYQTETRMAKNPKNVWDFENRMIDKIKVKAKIDYDELLDVKRKQLNDQSINVVQPWESSYYNNILLKEKYQVDQDKVKEYFEINNVMSGLFQIAQTLFDVTFDEIKNPSVWHQDVRAFEVKQNGKVIGRFYFDLFPRDNKFTHAACFAMVKGKTTVNGYQIPSATLVCNFPKPTADQPALMYHSLGSASVTTFFHEFGHVLHNMLTQSDLYSYAGTAVPRDFVEAPSQIFENWTWNYDALKMFARHYKTNEVLPKDLFDRMVAAKNVGSGVATSYQVFYGVLDMTLHDQYDPNGNETTTEVVKRLQEKILLYPYLEGTAFQAGFGHLTGYAAGYYGYLWAEVYAQDMFSVFAKNGIMDKKTGKRYRDIILAKGGTEDPLELVKQFIGREPNEDAFLKSLGL, via the coding sequence ATGAAAAAACATTGGAAAACCTTTTTTCTGTCTGTTTTTGGCGTATGGATTTTGCACCATTCTGCAACAGCCGGCGAAGACGGTAATGTCAGCAATCCTTTATTTGCCGAATTCAATCAGATGATGGAATTGAGCAAGCTTAATAAAGATCACATTGCTAATGCCGCGACGACGATAATCGAACAATCGAAGAAATCGCTGGAAGTTATTTACGCGATTAAAAAAGAAAATCGCACATTCGATAATACTTTGTTGGCTTTTGACAACATTCAAAATGATTTCGGCAAAGTAACTTATCTGGTCTATTTGATGAATAACGTTCAACCGAATGCCGATATCCGTGACCAGGCCCGTGCCTCGTTTGGTGATCTGGATAAATTCAGTACCGATATGGGCCTCGATGAGCAATTGTATAAAGCCGTCAAGGAGTATTCGGAAACTGCCGAAGCCAAAAAACTTACCGGGTACAAAAAACGATTCTTAGATGAAACCTTGCGTGATTTCGAGCGGAACGGTTTTGCACTTTCCAAAGAAAAGCGTGATGAACTCAAAACTATTCAAAATAAATTATCCGATCTTTCGATTGCGTTCAGCAAGAATATTGCCGATTACAAGGATTTTCTGATTGTAACTGAAAAAGAAATGGAAGGCCTTCCGGAGGATTACAAAAAGCAACGTAAACAGGAAGACGGCACGTATAAGATTGATCTTTCTTATCCTTCCTATTCCGGTTTTATGAAATCGTCTGAATCCGAGTCAGCGCGCAAAGCATTATATACGAAATATATGAATCGCGCGACGGATAAAAATTTAGATGTTCTCAAGGAGATGTTGATTTATCGTCAAAAATTAGCTTCACTGCTTGGCTACAAAACGTTTGCACAGTATCAGACCGAAACACGCATGGCGAAAAACCCTAAGAATGTATGGGATTTTGAAAATCGTATGATCGATAAAATCAAAGTCAAAGCCAAAATAGATTACGATGAGTTGCTCGATGTCAAACGCAAGCAACTCAACGATCAGTCAATCAACGTCGTTCAACCGTGGGAATCTTCTTATTACAATAATATTCTGCTCAAAGAAAAGTACCAAGTCGATCAGGACAAAGTAAAAGAATATTTTGAGATCAATAACGTGATGAGCGGGCTTTTTCAGATTGCGCAAACCTTGTTTGATGTAACGTTCGATGAAATCAAAAATCCTTCCGTATGGCATCAGGATGTTCGGGCATTCGAGGTTAAACAAAACGGAAAAGTCATTGGAAGATTTTATTTCGATTTATTTCCCCGCGACAATAAATTTACTCACGCCGCATGTTTTGCAATGGTCAAAGGGAAAACGACCGTTAACGGCTACCAGATTCCTTCCGCAACATTGGTGTGCAATTTTCCAAAACCGACAGCCGATCAACCGGCACTGATGTATCATTCGTTGGGCAGTGCATCGGTCACGACGTTTTTCCATGAATTCGGCCACGTTCTGCATAACATGTTGACGCAGTCGGATTTGTATTCGTATGCCGGAACGGCCGTCCCGCGCGATTTTGTTGAAGCGCCTTCACAGATTTTTGAAAATTGGACATGGAATTACGACGCCCTGAAAATGTTTGCCCGTCATTATAAAACCAATGAAGTATTGCCAAAAGATCTGTTTGATCGGATGGTGGCTGCCAAAAATGTCGGATCCGGTGTTGCTACATCTTATCAGGTTTTTTACGGTGTACTCGACATGACCCTGCATGATCAATACGATCCAAACGGCAATGAAACGACAACGGAAGTTGTCAAACGTCTGCAGGAGAAAATCCTGCTTTATCCGTATCTTGAAGGAACGGCATTTCAGGCAGGATTCGGCCATTTGACAGGTTATGCTGCAGGATACTATGGTTACCTGTGGGCGGAAGTCTATGCACAGGATATGTTTTCAGTTTTTGCCAAAAATGGCATCATGGATAAAAAGACCGGAAAACGCTACCGCGATATTATTTTAGCCAAAGGCGGCACGGAAGATCCGTTAGAATTGGTCAAACAATTCATCGGACGTGAACCCAATGAAGATGCGTTTTTAAAATCGCTGGGATTATAG